A DNA window from Arachis hypogaea cultivar Tifrunner chromosome 18, arahy.Tifrunner.gnm2.J5K5, whole genome shotgun sequence contains the following coding sequences:
- the LOC112770748 gene encoding uncharacterized protein At2g34160: protein MEGITEGVNNINISDSYKKNRIQVSNTKKPLFFYVNLAKRYMQQHNEVELSALGMAIATVVTVAEILKNNGLAVEKKIMTSTVDIKDDSRGRPVQKAKIEIVLGKTANFDELMAAAAAEDGENGDIDEQGA, encoded by the exons TGATTCGTACAAGAAGAATCGCATTCAGGTTTCGAACACAAAAAAGCCTCTCTTCTTCTACGTGAATCTCGCCAAG AGGTACATGCAACAGCATAATGAGGTCGAGCTCTCAGCACTCGGGATGG CTATTGCCACGGTGGTTACTGTTGCTGAGATATTGAAAAATAACGGGCTTGCTGTTGAAAAGA AAATCATGACATCAACCGTAGACATAAAGGATGATTCTAGAGGTAGACCTGTCCAAAAGGCCAAG ATTGAAATAGTACTTGGAAAGACAGCAAATTTCGATGAGTTGATGGCTGCCGCAGCTGCTGAAGATGGTGAAAATGGAGATATTGATGAGCAGGGTGCATGA